The DNA sequence GCCGGTTTCTGGAACCCTTATGGCAACACCAGCGGCATCGAAGTAGTTGTGGTCAACAACGACCGTGGCACCGATTCTCAGGCCATCGGCAAAATGGACATGGGCGATCAGATCATCAAACAGCTCAAGGACAACGACAAGTTGGGCTGGAAATTCGCCGACAAGCCTGAGGCCATGCAGCGCGTCGAATCCGGAAAAAGCTACGCCGCCATCATCATCCCCAAGGATTTCAGCGATCGGGTGGCCGGCGTCATCGAAGGACGCAGTGCACGCCCGACGCTTGAATATTACGTCAACGAAAAAGCGAACGCTCTGGCCAGCCGCATGACCGACACCGGCGCTTCGACCGTCGACAGCCAGGTCAACGAGACCTTCGTTTCCACGGTGAGCAAGGTCGTTTCCGGCATCGTCAATAAGACCGATGCCGACATCAGCGCCAAAGCCGACACCACCACGGCCAACACTCTTGCCGATCTCGACAAGGTACAACGCTCCGTCACCGATATCCGCGGCAATATCGCCGATCTCACCACCACGTTGAACGGTGTTCCCAGCAAGACCAAAGCCACCCGCGACACGCTCAACAAAACGCAAAAGGCCGGCACACAGGCATCCAAACAATTGAACGACGCTTCAACGGCAATTACGAACGCACAAAACACTCTCAACGACTTCACCAACAACGCCGGCGGCACACTCGACCAAAGCTCGAACCTGCTTTCACAGGCGAGTTCACAGTCCAACGTCGCCATCAATTCCATCGCGGCAGGACTGACCAAAGCCAACGGCGACGAGGGTTCGGCGCTTTCCACAGCCCAGCAGATCAACACGGACACCGGCAGCCTCATCAATCAATTGGAAGCAGCCGGCGTGCCCGGCAGCGCAGATGCCATCGCCAAACTGAAGGCACAGAACGCAAGCCTCGCCGATTCCATCAAAACCATTGCCGACCTCAATACCAATCTCGGCGCGACGACGACCAGCACCGTTTCAGCGGCCAACGGCATCAACACTTCCACACAATCAGCGCTCGGCAATGCCGCGAGCGCCCGGAAAACCATCACTGCCGGTGCCCTGCCGCAGCTTAACAACGGCTTGAACGGCTTTTCGTCTCTCGCCGCGACGTCCTCGGCCAACCTCGCCTCGCAAGGCTCGCTGATTGCACAATCCACACTTGTGCTGAACCAGCTTGATCAGGCCGCAACCACTGCCGCCAAAACCCTCGTCGGCACCGACAAAGGTCTGGCAAGCCTGCAAACCCACCTTTCAACGCTCACCACCGACATCGCCGCCCTTTCCAGTTCCTCCGCGCTTGGCAGCTCGGAAATCCTTGCGAAATCCATTGGCGGCGACGGCAAGCTCGACGCCGCCAAAATCGCGGATTTCATGCTCTCACCCACCGTCCTCGACACGAAAGTGGTCTATCCGGTGAGCACCTACGGCTCCGGCATGGCACCGCTGTTCACGAACCTGACGTTGTGGGTCGGCGCGTTCATGCTGGTCGTGCTGATGAAATTGGAAGTGGATGACGAGGGGTTGGAAAACGAACCGACACCGGGCCAGCGCTATTGGGGCCGGTGGATTCTCTTCGCGCTGATCGCCTCGCTTCAGGCCATCGTCACTGTGCTCGGCGAGCTGGTCATCGGCGTGCAATGTCACAATGTGCCTGTTTTCATCATTACCGCAATGCTGGCCTCGATGGTCTACGTCAGCATCACCTACGCGCTGTCGACCTCGTTCATGCATGTCGGCAAGGCGTTGTGCGTGGCGCTGGTCATCATCCAGATTCCGGGCTCTTCGGGCATGTACCCCATCGAAATGATGCCGAAGTTCTTCCGTGACATGTACCCCTACTTCCCGTTCACCTACTCGATCAACGCGCTACGCGAGACCATTGCAGGCTTCTACCACGCGGATTGGTTCGTCAACATGGGCAAGCTCATGATTTTCGCGGTTCTGTTCTTCATTCTGGGGCTTGCGGTCAAGCCGCACATGGGCAACCTGCAGCGTCTTGTCGACCGCCAACTCAAAGCAAGCGACATCATCACCAGCGAGCCCGCACTGCACAAGGTGCGCGAATATCCGATTTCGCAGGCTTTGAGCATGCTTGCAAACAAAGAGGAATACCGTTCCGGTATCGAGGGACGTGCGAGGAAATTCGCTTTGCTTTACCCGAAGCTCATGCGCGGTGCGCTGGCTTTCGGCATCGCCGTTCCGGCGGCCATGGCCATCACCTTCTCACTGACCACCGGCACCAAGGTCATCGCGTTGGCGGCGTGGGTCATCTGGTTCCTTGTCATGATTGTCTTCCTGGTCGGCGTCGAATCCATTCGCGACAGCCTCGCCCGACAGGTGCGTCTCGGCAATCTTGACGACGATGCCGTACGCGCGTTGCTATACGAACGTCAACGGCCACACAGGAAGCCTGAAACCAAAACACTTTTGAATAATGCAGAGGGAGGTGACCGGCAATGAGAACGATCTGGAGGCTTTTCACCGGTGACGTCCGGCGCATCACCAGCAACATCATTTCGATCATCATCCTCATGGGGCTGGTCGTCATCCCTGCGCTGTTCACGTGGTTCAATGTCACCGCGAGCTGGGACCCGTTCGGCAACACCAAGAACCTCAAATTCGCTGTGGCAAGCGTTGACGAGGGCTATTCCAGCGATCTCATGCCGATAAAAACGAAACTGGGCGACCAGGTCATCGGTCAGCTGCGTGCCAACAGCCAGCTCGACTGGACTTTCACCACCAAAGACAAAGCAATCGAAGGCACAAAGGCGGGAACCTACTACGCGGCAGTCATCATTCCTAAGGATTTCAGCCGCAACATGATGACCTTCTTTTCCTCCGATTCCAAGCACGCCACGCTTGAGTATTACACCAATGAAAAGAAGAACGCCGTCGCGCCAAAGGTCACCGGACAGGGCGCCGACCAGATCTCCAAAGAGGTCAACGAGACGTTCGCGCGCACCATCACCAGCACCGCGCTGAGCGTGGCAAGCGGACTTTCCAGGCAGCTCGATTCCTCCGACGCACGCGATCGCCTGACCACGTTCAACGGCAACGTCAATGACCTCGCCAGTCAGCTCAACGATTCCGCGACCAACGTCGAGGCTTATGCCAGCCTTATCGACGTGTCACAGACCTTGCTTTCCAGTTCCACGGCACTGCTCAACAACGCCTCGAACGATACCGGCAAATCGATTAAACAGCTCGACAAGGCGGGCGGCAGCGTCAAAGACGTCTCCGGAGCACTCGATATCGCAACCTCGACGCTTTCACAGGCGCTGAATGCCAGCAGCACTGGCAATGCGGCCATTGGCGCCGACATCGGCAACGCCTTCG is a window from the Bifidobacterium sp. ESL0745 genome containing:
- a CDS encoding YhgE/Pip domain-containing protein, which produces MSNVMAIVRRDIVRLLRVPAAWVVLFGIIFIPPLYAWFNIAGFWNPYGNTSGIEVVVVNNDRGTDSQAIGKMDMGDQIIKQLKDNDKLGWKFADKPEAMQRVESGKSYAAIIIPKDFSDRVAGVIEGRSARPTLEYYVNEKANALASRMTDTGASTVDSQVNETFVSTVSKVVSGIVNKTDADISAKADTTTANTLADLDKVQRSVTDIRGNIADLTTTLNGVPSKTKATRDTLNKTQKAGTQASKQLNDASTAITNAQNTLNDFTNNAGGTLDQSSNLLSQASSQSNVAINSIAAGLTKANGDEGSALSTAQQINTDTGSLINQLEAAGVPGSADAIAKLKAQNASLADSIKTIADLNTNLGATTTSTVSAANGINTSTQSALGNAASARKTITAGALPQLNNGLNGFSSLAATSSANLASQGSLIAQSTLVLNQLDQAATTAAKTLVGTDKGLASLQTHLSTLTTDIAALSSSSALGSSEILAKSIGGDGKLDAAKIADFMLSPTVLDTKVVYPVSTYGSGMAPLFTNLTLWVGAFMLVVLMKLEVDDEGLENEPTPGQRYWGRWILFALIASLQAIVTVLGELVIGVQCHNVPVFIITAMLASMVYVSITYALSTSFMHVGKALCVALVIIQIPGSSGMYPIEMMPKFFRDMYPYFPFTYSINALRETIAGFYHADWFVNMGKLMIFAVLFFILGLAVKPHMGNLQRLVDRQLKASDIITSEPALHKVREYPISQALSMLANKEEYRSGIEGRARKFALLYPKLMRGALAFGIAVPAAMAITFSLTTGTKVIALAAWVIWFLVMIVFLVGVESIRDSLARQVRLGNLDDDAVRALLYERQRPHRKPETKTLLNNAEGGDRQ